In Gossypium hirsutum isolate 1008001.06 chromosome D06, Gossypium_hirsutum_v2.1, whole genome shotgun sequence, one genomic interval encodes:
- the LOC107901577 gene encoding DCN1-like protein 4 has protein sequence MPPRASKRKSAPPNSSTVTSSDGRSVSSKAKTKGMEKIDRLFNSYANSSLGVIDPDGIEALCSDLGVDYTDVRILMLAWKLKAGKQGYFTQDEWRTGMKALGVDSLSKLKKALCELEIEVGKPTNYEDFYTYAFRYCLTEEKQKSLDIDSICELLNLVLGAQFRPKVDVLVEYLKVQSDYKVINLDQWINFLRFCQEISFPDLGNYDSALAWPLILDNFVEWMRQKHG, from the exons ATGCCACCTCGCGCATCTAAGCGAAAATCGGCCCCACCCAACTCCTCAACCGTCACATCATCCGACGGCCGTTCTG TCTCAAGTAAAGCTAAAACAAAGGGGATGGAGAAAATAGATCGTTTGTTCAATTCATATGCCAATAGTTCATTAGGCGTGATTGA TCCAGATGGTATTGAAGCACTCTGTTCAGATCTAGGAGTGGACTACACTGATGTGAGGATATTGATGCTTGCTTG GAAATTAAAAGCTGGAAAGCAGGGCTATTTCACCCAG GATGAGTGGCGAACTGGCATGAAAGCATTGGGGGTCGATTCACTTAGCAAACTGAAAAAGGCACTTTGCGAACTGGAGATTGAG GTGGGGAAGCCAACGAACTATGAGGATTTCTATACCTATGCATTTCGATACTGCCTAACAG AGGAGAAGCAAAAGAGCTTGGACATTGACAGCATCTGTGAATTGTTGAATCTTGTTCTGGGAGCCCAATTTCGTCCTAAGGTTGATGTACTAGTCGAGTATTTAAAG GTCCAGAGTGATTACAAAGTAATAAACTTGGACCAGTGGATAAATTTTCTACGTTTTTGCCAAGAG ATTAGTTTTCCAGATCTTGGAAATTATGATTCAGCCCTAGCTTGGCCGTTGATTCTTGACAATTTCGTTGAATGGATGAGACAAAAGCATGGCTAG